The genomic window GGTGATCTACACAGGGCTTCGTCAAACTCCGGAAATGGTTGTCCAGGCCGCTATTCAGGAGGATGTCGACGTGGTTGGGCTCTCAATTCTGTCGGGAGCTCATTTGTCCATTGTGGGCGCAATTCAGGGCTTGTTTAAAAAGGAACAGGTTCATAAACCCATTTTCGTGGGCGGCATAATTCCTGAAGACGACACTCGTCAGTTGCTGGAGAGCGGAGTCATCGGTATTTTTGGGCCGGGGACTTCGATTCAAGAGATCGTGACGAAAATCCAAGCTTGCGTTAAAGATGAGCAGTAAAATCCTGCTGGCGCATTTTTTCTAAGACTTTTTTGCTTTTCAGAAGTTCATAGGTTGCAGGACTTACGTAGACCCTTGGGATGAAGTTTCGGTATTGGCTGAGAATGCTCATCAGAGAGTTTGGGACGTCGACAAGGAGCCTTGGCTCATCGTGGCGGGTCAGTAGTTTTGCGGCATCTCGGGAGTGAAGACTGTCCTTCGATGTCTTGTATTTCTTTTTGAGAGTGTCCGGGTTTTGAGTGAACATCACGTCTCGATTAGGGATATCGCAGATAATCCAAGCCTCAGGAGAAAGGCTCCGGACTTCAGCTTTGAGCCAATCCATCGCAATTTGAGTTTGTTTAACCAAGTCCCTTCGGTGTTCGTCACTTTGAACGAGAGTTGGCACGATAGGAGCTATTTTTATTTGTGCGGGTGGAATTCTTCGTGCCAAGAGTTCGCTCAGCTCCCGAATCATGGGATGCATGATTCTTCCGGCTAAATATTCATGGAGCTTTGCCATAAAATAGGAGTCATTGAAGGTGAAGAATTCATTGGGATTGTAAATAACTTGGTCCATGAGGTGTTCAAAAGAATAGGCTAAACCGTTTTCAAGAAAATACTCAAAAATTTTGGCCGCAATCAAATCAAACTTGTAGCCTGTTCCATCGTTGATTATTTGAGAATACCAGAGGTATCGCGAAATCAAAAAGGAATCGACCACGTTCATCGCATCTTCTTTGACGCAAAGAATTTCATTTCCATTTTCCTTGTGAACAGTGAGCGAGCGAATGAGAAAATCCATATCAAAGATACCGATTTTTACCCCTGTGTGGAGAGCATCGCGAGTCAGGTAGTCCATCCGATCGGCATCCACATCTGAGTGCATCAGTTGGTTAGCGATCAATCGAGTGCTGTTGCCTGCAATAATTTTGGAAAGTTCGACGGGGTCTATGCCTTCCTCTTTGAGGATTTGGGTTAAACCACCTGAAAAATCAGTGTGTTGTATGATTCGACTTCCTAGGTTTTCGTGGTTGGCCGCATACTTTGGCTTATTCACTTTTTGTTGGTGGCGCCAATGGGCGATGTAAGCAATTTCAGTCGTGTGAGAAAACGGGAAGGTGCCAATATCATGCAGCATAGCCGCGAGACGCATCATTCGATGGAATGTGGTTTTTTCGTCGTGAGCGTGGGGATCAAAAAGCAGATTCTCGGGCACGGCAAGATCAATGCTTCGAAGAATTCTGTCCATCACATGGAGGACTCCGAGGGCATGGGCATGACGGGTGTGAGTGGCGCCGGGAAAGATGTAAAAGCTGAAGCCCAACTGGCGAATCCATCGGAGCCTTTGGTAGTAGGTCGATTCGAGGACTCGCGATTCCACTCGATTGAGGGTTATGTATCCATGGATATTATCAAAAATTACTTTCTTATCGAGTTCCGGCATAACTCTATCTTAGCGAAGTTAAGCCCGGATCGATTCTATTTGATGGCATTTCCAGACTTAGGTCGCTTGATTTCTTTTCTAGAGTTGAAAAGAGGTGCCCACGAGGAAAGAAAAAATCTGGACGCTCTTGGGAATTTCTTTGATTTCCTGGCCCACGAATTGAGTGCTTTCTCCTTTTCCTCCAGAATAGTACCCCCCGAGCGTCACGGTAGACCGACCAGTTGTAAAAAAAGCCACATTTGTCGAAAATCCCCACATGTCCAAATGATCACCTTGCCGCAGGTTGATTTCGTCAATTTCTGGATGTGAAGAAAGATTGGTATAGAGGCCCATGCGCAGCGCCGCCCAGGGCTGAATAAAATATTCTCCGCCGAGAGCTATATTCCAGGTTTCCTTATGTCGAATTCGATCGCCTCCAGACGGATCATCCAAGTCTGTGTAGGACTCTCGTCCATGTAGGTTTACATCTGTAGAGAAGGCCCACTTGCCAGGCTGTGTGTATCCGAGGCCGATGTTTAGACGTGAGGGGATTCGGGTTTCCGCAGAAATAGATTTGCGATTCATCGGTGGAGAAATTCCTCCGGCGGTATCAATGCTGGAGCGATAGAAGGAACCTTGTCCATTTACTGAAAGCGATGGAAGACGAAAACTTGTGCCGAGGGTCCAATTGGTACTGAGCTGACGATAATAGCCCAAAATATAGACAAGAGAATTTTGAGAAAGTATTTTTTCTTCGTTCGTGAGAAAGACAGTTCCGGCCTGACTGAGTTGGTCGGTGAGGGAACGAGAGAAAGTTCGGGAAGTGTAATACATCGTCAAGCCAATTGCATCCTCCTCAGAGAGATTGAGCGCCAGCGATCCTCCCACCCAAAGAGATTGATCTTTGAGGTTCATGTAGGAGGTGACGTCTGAGTTGGCTTTGATTTCGCCCGTATAGGAATCGTAGTCGGGAAATAGAATACTTAGGCCAACGGCAAAATTTCCAAAGGAGTAGACAGTGCCGCTAGAAGCGGGGATCGGCACAATGGATCCGCGATTGACTCGCATGGCCGCGGATTCGAGGGAGTCCAAATCGCCAAACTGGGCGTCGGTTTTGTTGTATGCATTGACGGCGGCACTGAGAGTTGTCCCATCCATCCGAGCTAAGGAAGCGGGATTGTAAAAGGCGCATCCCGAAGGATCTCCTGTGAAGGCGGTATAGGCGCCTCCCAAGCCAGCAGCCCTTTCGCCAATCAAGATGGAATTGTAGTTGCCGTAATCAGCCAGCGCTCCGCAAGATAAAAAAATCAGGTGAAAAGCGCAAAGGTATTTCGTCATGACCCTTCCCGTAGTATAAGCTCAAAGCATGAATCATTTCAATATCGTTGAAGTTGGCGCAAAAGTCGCAATTTTCTTTGTCCCGTTTCTGTTCGCTTTGTGCTTTCATGAGTTTGCCCATGGTTGGGTGGCTCGAAGAAAGGGAGATCGGACGGCGGAGCTGATGGGTCGACTGACGCTCAATCCCTTTGCCCATCTGGATTGGTTCGGAACGGTGATTTTGCCAATCATGGCGATCGCCTTTCAGTGGCCTTTGTTTGGATGGGCCAAACCTGTTCCGGTAAATGAAAGGAATTTAAAGAATCCTAAAAAAGACATGTTTTGGATTGCTCTGGCAGGCCCTCTTTCAAATGTTATTTTGGCCGTGATTGGGGCCTTTGTTTTGGGGTTGGCACACCCGTTTTTAAGCCCGTCACTTGGAGAGTCTGTGGCGAGCTTACTGGTTGGTTTTATTTGGATTAATCTTTTGCTCGCAGTGTTTAATTTGATTCCGATTCATCCTCTCGATGGGGGAAAGGTGCTTGCTCGCTTTCTTCCTGATGAGGTCAACAGAAAATTGGAGGAACACCAACACATGTTGAACATGGTTTTGATTGGTGCTTTTATGATGGGTGGATTTCGTTTTCTTGCCTACCCTGTTGCTTTTTTCCGAGATTATCTCATTGAGTTTGCAGATGGTCTCGCTAAGATGATCGTATAAAGTAAGATGTTTGATTGCCAATTCCAGAATCTCTTGATTCAATTGATGCTGGTTTGTGTCATTAATTAGAAATTTGAAGTGAGGAATTTGCTTTGAGTCTTGTTATTCATCTAGAGAGATTCGAAGGTCCATTGGCTCTTCTTCTTCATCTTATCCGTCGGGAAGAGATGGATATTTTCGATATTAATATTCATCAGATAACCTCCCAGTATCTTGAGTTTATTAAGGCAATGAAGAATCTTGATTTGGAGAATGCAGGTGAGTTTGTGGCAATGGCCGCAACCCTGATTCAAATTAAATCTAAGTTACTTCTTCCTCAGTACAATGAGTCGGGAGAAGTGGATGAAGATCAGGATCCTCGCAAGGAGCTCGTTTCAAAGCTCTTCGAATACCAAAAGTATCAAGATGCGGCTCACAGGCTCAATGAACGTCCTCTGGTGGGACGTGATTTGTTTTTGAGAGGTGAGAGGCTTGATCTGGGGTCCCCAGACGTGGGTGAAATTCTTGTTGAGGAAAATGCACTGTTTGCGCTGATCTCCTCCTATCGATCCGCTGTCCGAAATATGAAAAAGGGTGTTCATTTTGTGGCAGACGCCCTGCTTTCTATTTCCGAGAGGATTTTGCAGATTAAGGATGCTCTTGTCATAGGCAAGATTGTCGGTTTTTTTGATTTAATTGATGCTCGGGAGAAAAAAAGAAGCAATCAGATTTTAGTGACCTTCATTTCGCTTCTCGAATTGGCAAAAATGGGATTTATTTCTTTGTTTCAGGCTGATGATCAGGCAGAAATTCGGATTCAGGCTAAGAATGCCGTCGACCGCGATGTGATTGCTAGAGTGGAAGATTACGATAACTCTCATTCGGCCGAAGTGGCAGAACAGCTTTTGGTAGAGGCTCAACAGGGGATTTCCATTGATCCTGAAGAAGCTGCAGACAAGCTAATGGAAGATCGTCCTTCCCCCGAAGTGCTTGAGGCCGAGATGTCAATGGAGGACGGAGCCACAGACGAAGAGATTTTTGAGGAAGAGAAGAAGCTCATTGAAGAGGATTTTCAAAAAGATCAAATGAGATAAGGTGGATGATCATGAATAAAGATGCCGAAAAAGACGAGAACAAAGAAACTGTTCATTCGGAAATAGACAGTTGGGTTGAATTCGAAAGAGATCCATCTCTGATTCTAGCGACTCCTCTTCTGGATGAGGAGGCTGTGACGCTTGGTGACAGCGAGGAGCAGGACGATCCTGAATTGTCTGCTGAAGAGGAAGCTTCGCAATTTTCAGCAGAGGGCACTGAACTTGAAGGGTTTGAGTCAGCAGCCGTAGAGGATGCTGAATTTATTGAAGATGATCGTGTCATTTCAATTGTTGAGAGCCTATTGTTCTCCACCGAAAAGCCAATATCAATGGCACAGATGAGACAGGTCTTTAAAGGAACAACTGCGACCTCAAAGCAAATTCGTTGGGCTATCGACCAATTGGCTGTCGAATTTGCCGGTATGAGGCGAGGGATAACAATTGAAGAAATCAACAGTGGTTTTCAGGTTCGAACGAAAATTGACAATCTTCCCTACTTGCGGCGCTTGGTGAAGACTCGTCCGTTCAAACTCTCAGGTCCAGCGCTTGAAGTGATGGCTATTGTTGCCTACAAACAGCCGGTGACAAAAGGGGGCATTGACGAAATCAGGGGTGTCGAGTCGGGGCACCTCCTGCGTGGTTTAATGGAAAAGTCTTTGGTTAATTTCGCTGGAAAAAGTGAATTGCCTGGCAAACCGATGCTTTATGCGACGACGCGTAAATTTTTGGAAACCTTTGGATTGAGAAATATTCGTGAATTGCCATCGCTCAGCGAAATTGATGAGTTGATTCCGGAGGGTATCGGCGAGATATCTGAGTTTGATAAGAAAAATGAGCGTCTTGAGGATATCACGGGTGATTTGTCGCGAGAAGCTGGTTTCACGTATTCCGAAGGCGAAGAAGAGTTATTAAAAATATCTTCAGAGTTGGAAGTTATCACGACCTCATCAAATTTCTTTGAAGAAGAAAAGTTGAGGGCCAAAGAAAAGCGCGACAAAGAAAGAGCTCAGGATGTTCGCGATGCGATCACGCTTGGTGATACCGTTGAAGCCAAAGATAGAAAGTGGCTCGAGCGCTATGAGAAATCACTGGAAGAGGCCAAGGCAGCTTCTGAGGTTTTGAGTCCTACCGAAGAAGCCAGCTCTGCCAAATCACCTGAGGAGGACCCTTCATCGATTGAGCTTGAGATCGAGACAGCCTTTAATACCTTTTTTGATACTGGAAAACAGCCTGATGAAAAGGAATCCTGGGAGAGTCTTCCCGTAAAGGCTGTTGATAAAAAGCCTTCCTCAAAAATCGGAAACGTCTCCTTCGACAATTTTGAAAAGGATTTGGAAGTCTTTAAAGACTCGCAATAGCTTCGGCGACTTTGATGCCATCGCAAGCAGCACTGGTTATTCCTCCAGCGTATCCGGCGCCTTCTCCTGTTGGATAAAGGCCCGCGTGGCTAATGGACTGAAGAGATTGTGGGTCTCGGGTGATTCGCAATGGGCAAGAGGTTCGTGATTCAATGCCATGAAATTGGGCCTCAGGACTGATAAATCCCTTCATCGCTTTTTCAAAAGATTCGAGACCCCAGGATAGGGATTCGCAGATATTCGATGGCAGAAGTTCATCGAGACGAACGGGAACGACTCCACTGGGTGAGGAAGAGGGAATTGCGGGGCCTCGCTTTTGACTTAAGAAATCCGTCACTCTTTGGACGGGAAGCGCTCGTCCTCCGCCTTCCTGTTGAACAGCGAGAAAAGCCGCATGTTCAAGCGAGCGGCGCCACTTGATCCCTCCCATTAAATCTCCCGCAAAGCTCTTTTCAAAGTCAACCGTGACCACAATAGCCGAATTTGCAAAGGCGGAGTTTCTTCGGTAGTTGCTCATCCCGTTGACGACGATTCCGTCAGGTTCAGTGCCGCTCGAGAGAGTATATCCTCCAGGACACATGCAAAAGCTATAGATCCCCGTCTGTTCCTCCTCACGATGAGCCGCAAGTTTGTAGTTCGCCGCTCCCAATTTGGGATGCCCTGCAAATTCGCGAAATTGAATCTGATCGATCCATTTTTGGGGGTGTTCAATTCTCAAGCCGACAGCGAAGGATTTGCCCTCCATTGACACGCCCAATTCGAGAAGGTGATCGAAAACATCCCCTGCGCTATGACCTGTCGCCAGGATGACCTGTTGGCTTCGAAAGATTTGGTCATGCTCGGTTTTTACCCCAATGATCATTTTATTTTCGGTGAGCAGTTCAGTGACTCGAGTATCAAAAAAAATCTCGCATCCCAGTTTGAGTAAGTGTTGCCGGAGCTGAGGAATCACTCGTCTGATGCGATCCGATCCAACGTGGGGGTTGGCCAGATAGAGGATCTCAGAGGGCGCTCCGAATTCGACGAGTTTTTGCATAACATAGGGGATATGGGGGCTTTTGATTCGAGTGATGAGTTTGCCATCGGAGTACAAACCGGCCCCACCCTCTCCGTAGCAGACGTTGTTTCGAGGGTCGAGCTCACCATAGCGCCAAAAGTGATTGATTGCCTTGAGGCGTTTCACGCAATCAGAGCCTCGTTCGAAAATCCGGCAAGGGATTCCTCTTTCGAGCAACCGCAAGGCCGCAAATAAGCCCGCAGGGCCCGAACCGATGATGATCACGGGGTCGCCCTTAAACGAGACTCTTTCGACCTTGATTGAGGTGTCTGGAGGTGTTTCGTTTTCTTCGAATACTTCCACCGAATAAATGAGATGAGGAGAATGGCGCCTCCGGGCATCGACTGACTGGCGCATGATATGATAGCTGCCGTAGTTAGGAACTAGCCAGGAGAGTTTTTCCTCCAGATCCTCGTCAATTCCTAATTTGATATTGTGAAAAATTCGACTCATATTTTCCCGTAGCACATATCCTACATGAAACCCAGAATTATTGAAGATTGAAATCTCAAAGAAGTCACCTCTCAGATTGACGCGCCTAGAGGTGTGTGTTCCTTGGGAATTAGACCCGGACAGAATCGCCTGGTAGTTTCAATCGACGACACATCATTTACAGATGTCAAAGCCTTCAACAGGCGAATGGGTTCTACTAAAGTGTTTTGCTCAAAATTGATATATATGATTTGAGTCAAAAAAAATTGGTATTTTTCGTGCATACCCTTTACCAGTTAGCACCATAGTCAACCTTAAGATTTAATAAAAGTGCGGAGGCTTATGATTAAAAGTCGAAAAATCATTTTTATGACAGTCAAAATTATTTTGTTTTTCGGCATTAGTTTATCGGCTCAAGGGGAAATTTGTATTAGCAAGTTGTCTGAGTTAAATAAAATTGATGGAGCTGCGAGAGAGACTTTCGGCAAAAATTGGAGGACACTATTTCCTGATCGACAATTATCGGTCAAAGTCTTCGAGGCATCTGATCATTCAGGGAGTGCTCCAATAAAGCGATTTAAGGTGCAGCTAAGTGATCGTGATCTTATTGAAATCAATGTCGCCGGAGAAACTTACAGTGGAAAAATTTGTTCAACAAAATCAGCTTTTGAAATTAGAGTTGTTTTGCTTGGAGGGCTGATCCCTGGACCTATTTATGAGCTGGCCGGCACAGGTCGGGAAGGAGAAATTAAGGTAGCCGAAATAAGCTCGAATTCCTCAGGAGCTAACGAAGCAAGCTTTTCTTCTGCTTTAAAATATTTCACATTTGTATTGAAGGATGCTGAAAAAGGATCTTTAGGTACTGGAATCGCAAAAAATTCGCGTTCAACCAGGGGAGCTAAATGAGCGGTCCAATTGGAAGCATATGTGTAGCAGCTTTTTCGATAGGGTTTGCCACCGTCAATATTGCTTCCGCACAACTGGTTGAGAAAAGCTCTGCCTGGAGAATCAATTCCCATCCGCTGGCAATGAAGCTAGCCGCTAAGGAAATCAATTACCCGGTGCGCGAGAACTACATAATGTCTCGAAAGGAAGATGAAGGTACAGAAAAGGTAAGAATAATAAGAATTGAGAAATCCGACTATTTAAAGATCTCTCCAAAATCAATGAAGGTAAGCTCTGAGGCCATTTCCAAGTTCACCCAAAAAATTGTCTTACGTGGAATTGACGGAATTGAAATCGACAAATGGGATGTCAATTCAAGGGGCCAAGAATATGTGATCTATCGATATCAGATCCAAGGCAGCATTGAACCTCTGGTTATTTCTTCCTATGGATTTAACCGAAATGGCGAAGTTTTTTTGGCGATCCACATGGGTTCTTTGGAAAATTCACGGCGTTACAGAACTGATGTGAACGATCTTGTTCGGCGCTTCATTGCATCGGAGATGTAGTTCGATAGGGGTTTTTGGGAATCACCACAGTATGGGCTGTTTCGCTTGACTCAGGGATCAGTATGAGTGAATTCTTCAAGACATGAAATTTAAAGATCATTCAACCGCAAGGCTGCAGCCCGCAGGGCCCGAACCGATGATGATCACGGGGTCGCCCTTAAACGAGACTCTTTCGACCTTGATAGAGGTGTCTGGAGGTGTTTCGTTTTCTTCGAATACTTCCACCGAATAAATGAGATGAGGAGAATGGCGCCTCCGGGCATCGACTGACTGGCGCATGATATGATAGCTGCCGTAGTTAGGAACTAGCCAGGAGAGTTTTTCCTCCAAGTCCTCGTCTATTCCTAGTTTTATATTGTGAAAAATTCGACTCATATTTTTCGGTAGCACACATCCTATCCGAAACTCAGGTTTTTTGGAGGTCGAGCGCCCCTATTCCTCTTTTCTGTCTTTGCTGGGTATTTGATCTCCATTAATGCGCAGCGTCTTTAAAAATTTATGAACCTCACCAGAAGGGCAGAATCGGACAGAATCGCTTGCTAATAACATGCCTGGAAAAGAGATTCCAGAATGGAAAATGAAACGACGTCCGGCTGGGTCTTAGTCGCTTGATTTAAAATAAATGCAATATTATCGAGTAGTTGGATTTGTAACCAAGGCATGAATACTGCAGAGAAATTAGGCAGAATGAATAGCGAGAGGAGAGAGAAACGATCGGCTTAATCTTCTTAA from Bdellovibrionales bacterium includes these protein-coding regions:
- a CDS encoding site-2 protease family protein, yielding MNHFNIVEVGAKVAIFFVPFLFALCFHEFAHGWVARRKGDRTAELMGRLTLNPFAHLDWFGTVILPIMAIAFQWPLFGWAKPVPVNERNLKNPKKDMFWIALAGPLSNVILAVIGAFVLGLAHPFLSPSLGESVASLLVGFIWINLLLAVFNLIPIHPLDGGKVLARFLPDEVNRKLEEHQHMLNMVLIGAFMMGGFRFLAYPVAFFRDYLIEFADGLAKMIV
- a CDS encoding FAD-dependent monooxygenase, whose amino-acid sequence is MSRIFHNIKLGIDEDLEEKLSWLVPNYGSYHIMRQSVDARRRHSPHLIYSVEVFEENETPPDTSIKVERVSFKGDPVIIIGSGPAGLFAALRLLERGIPCRIFERGSDCVKRLKAINHFWRYGELDPRNNVCYGEGGAGLYSDGKLITRIKSPHIPYVMQKLVEFGAPSEILYLANPHVGSDRIRRVIPQLRQHLLKLGCEIFFDTRVTELLTENKMIIGVKTEHDQIFRSQQVILATGHSAGDVFDHLLELGVSMEGKSFAVGLRIEHPQKWIDQIQFREFAGHPKLGAANYKLAAHREEEQTGIYSFCMCPGGYTLSSGTEPDGIVVNGMSNYRRNSAFANSAIVVTVDFEKSFAGDLMGGIKWRRSLEHAAFLAVQQEGGGRALPVQRVTDFLSQKRGPAIPSSSPSGVVPVRLDELLPSNICESLSWGLESFEKAMKGFISPEAQFHGIESRTSCPLRITRDPQSLQSISHAGLYPTGEGAGYAGGITSAACDGIKVAEAIASL
- a CDS encoding cobalamin B12-binding domain-containing protein, encoding MGKIIRVLMAKPGLDGHDRGAKVVARGLRDAGFEVIYTGLRQTPEMVVQAAIQEDVDVVGLSILSGAHLSIVGAIQGLFKKEQVHKPIFVGGIIPEDDTRQLLESGVIGIFGPGTSIQEIVTKIQACVKDEQ
- the scpB gene encoding SMC-Scp complex subunit ScpB; the protein is MIMNKDAEKDENKETVHSEIDSWVEFERDPSLILATPLLDEEAVTLGDSEEQDDPELSAEEEASQFSAEGTELEGFESAAVEDAEFIEDDRVISIVESLLFSTEKPISMAQMRQVFKGTTATSKQIRWAIDQLAVEFAGMRRGITIEEINSGFQVRTKIDNLPYLRRLVKTRPFKLSGPALEVMAIVAYKQPVTKGGIDEIRGVESGHLLRGLMEKSLVNFAGKSELPGKPMLYATTRKFLETFGLRNIRELPSLSEIDELIPEGIGEISEFDKKNERLEDITGDLSREAGFTYSEGEEELLKISSELEVITTSSNFFEEEKLRAKEKRDKERAQDVRDAITLGDTVEAKDRKWLERYEKSLEEAKAASEVLSPTEEASSAKSPEEDPSSIELEIETAFNTFFDTGKQPDEKESWESLPVKAVDKKPSSKIGNVSFDNFEKDLEVFKDSQ
- a CDS encoding segregation/condensation protein A, coding for MSLVIHLERFEGPLALLLHLIRREEMDIFDINIHQITSQYLEFIKAMKNLDLENAGEFVAMAATLIQIKSKLLLPQYNESGEVDEDQDPRKELVSKLFEYQKYQDAAHRLNERPLVGRDLFLRGERLDLGSPDVGEILVEENALFALISSYRSAVRNMKKGVHFVADALLSISERILQIKDALVIGKIVGFFDLIDAREKKRSNQILVTFISLLELAKMGFISLFQADDQAEIRIQAKNAVDRDVIARVEDYDNSHSAEVAEQLLVEAQQGISIDPEEAADKLMEDRPSPEVLEAEMSMEDGATDEEIFEEEKKLIEEDFQKDQMR
- a CDS encoding HD domain-containing protein encodes the protein MPELDKKVIFDNIHGYITLNRVESRVLESTYYQRLRWIRQLGFSFYIFPGATHTRHAHALGVLHVMDRILRSIDLAVPENLLFDPHAHDEKTTFHRMMRLAAMLHDIGTFPFSHTTEIAYIAHWRHQQKVNKPKYAANHENLGSRIIQHTDFSGGLTQILKEEGIDPVELSKIIAGNSTRLIANQLMHSDVDADRMDYLTRDALHTGVKIGIFDMDFLIRSLTVHKENGNEILCVKEDAMNVVDSFLISRYLWYSQIINDGTGYKFDLIAAKIFEYFLENGLAYSFEHLMDQVIYNPNEFFTFNDSYFMAKLHEYLAGRIMHPMIRELSELLARRIPPAQIKIAPIVPTLVQSDEHRRDLVKQTQIAMDWLKAEVRSLSPEAWIICDIPNRDVMFTQNPDTLKKKYKTSKDSLHSRDAAKLLTRHDEPRLLVDVPNSLMSILSQYRNFIPRVYVSPATYELLKSKKVLEKMRQQDFTAHL